The Primulina huaijiensis isolate GDHJ02 chromosome 10, ASM1229523v2, whole genome shotgun sequence region CTTTTAGGAAAAAATTTCTAATCATACATTAAACTTAAATTTCAGTCTttatatcaataaaatttattttacactCTCTGATacccaaaaaatttattttcactcCCTAATTGACATATTTACCCattttttctattatttgaattttgcatttgtttttatattcaaattattttttatttgttaatttatattaataataacattttaataaaattataatttttattgaattagttaatttttttactattaaTATTGTATTCTTTATTATTCTatgattaatattatattattaatttatcccTTATagtttattgttattattttttttccaatatatttttattagttgtttaataatatatttgagaACAAATAGAGACAAAATCCTAATTGAAACACAAGTTGATAGATTTTTCCAAATTTAcctttaattattttacttttaaaaactAATAAATATATAGAAATGACTTGTTTGCATAGAGTAGTGTATTAAATGATTCAAGGTTTCATTccattttttcttgaattttttggcCGGAAAGTCCTCAATCCAATAAAATTATGTGAAATTCACGAAAAAGACAGCCAATAATTTCCAGGAGTTCGAAATCCAAccaaattttcaattaaaagtAATTAATCATCTTTGACTGATTCCACAAAAAAATAGTCCAATCAAAAAACGCATTTCCTACCAAACGCACAGTGACTTAGACTTGACTCCAAAGGCGAGGACGCGACTACTTAGTTTACCGTTTCAACAACGGTCTCTACACTCCCAGTTTCCTATTGATCCGTTGGGTTTCAAGACTTTTCTGCTTTCCATCAAATATACACAATATCGGACAAATCACACTAGTAAGATAAATCGCACCAAGCAAATCATGTGCGATATGTTCATTCGATAAAATGTTGATAGGAGATTGAGGATCTTGTGGGACGAGTTGAAGAATTTTCCCATTTTCTGCGTGTAATTGTGACTCAATGAAGGATTGAGTGTCTTTTCAAAACCAGGTGGTGTGTCATGCAATTCTTGATGGGTTTGAATGAATGGTATGCTCAAATTCACATACAAATTCTAATTATGGATTTTAATCCTGTTTTTGCGAAGACTTTCTCACTTATTGTGCAAGAGAAGAGACGAGGATCCGTACATCGAACACTTCTCACATTCAATCTATATGCCTATAAAAATGTGGATGATGAACAAATTTTTTGCAATATGATTTTACTACACTGTCCAAAAACTATGTATTGTTTTTATCAATTGCATGAGCATTGatggaaaaaatataaaaattttagggTCAAATTTAGGATATTGAATTTGTAAAATCAATGTattacatattaatttaattggtgcagagtaggtctcttgtgagacgatctcactaaTTTTTTacctgtgaaacgggtcaaccctaccgatattcacaataaaaagtaatattcttagcataaaaagtaatactttttcatggatgacccaaataagagatccgtctcgcaaaatacgacccgtgagaccgtcttacacaagtttttgtcattatttTTTGAACTCAtaaaacacatgatgatcattgtagtgtttttatttttttaatagaaaattgaaacataagaaaatttgaaaataatgttacgtaaaaattgaataaatatttaaaaatacgttagagaaataacatttttttgatacataattattagaaaaaaatatcaaaagaatagacttttgaataaaaaaaatatttttcataaaaatattagaagaaaaaagcattttaaaatatatatttatctattatacttataaaaatataaaaagaatgACAAAGTTTttcattgtaaattttttattatcccCTTAAATTGTATATTGTTAGATTACTTGCATGAAATTTTTCTACACAATTTTTGGAAAATCTAATAACATTGATATATTAAAAATGAANATAaacaaaatttgataatatttgaaatatctACTAAAAATGTTTAAGATTTAGGTCTTAAGGGTCTAAAGATAAATTCGACCATGGTTTTCAAGAACAGTGAAGCCAAAATCATAACTAAAATCTTTTCTTGGATTCAGTTCCAAAATCAGctctcataatatataaatttatggcAAAACTGTTAAACAATTAGTTTCACCGTCTCACATATtgtatgattattttatttgatatttaaaaatggattgtaataaaaaatttatatcttagacaaatttataaattcaatacaaaaaatttGGTAGTAtggatattttgttttataatttttaatttttacatatatttttttattgtttattaaaatttaaaaaataaaaaaatccacaGTCCCAGTAAGTGACAGAAAGTGCAAgtaatttatatgttttttaattatttataaattactaTTTGTCAACGCCACTGTGCTCTTCAACTACTGATGTAGGTATGCTTGGATGCAAATCTCACTCCACCCCCATGGAATTTGGATCCAAAGCTAAACAGGAAGAAAGTAACTTCAGGATCCCTCTCAGTATCGAAGGATGATTGGCAGACTATTGTACCTCACCGTTACTCGCCCAGATATATCTTATGCTGTCAACAAGTTAATCCAATATGTAGCCAACCCACGAGTAGCTCATTTAGATGCAGTATATTTCGTGCTCAGATATATCAAAGGGACGGTTGGTCATGGATTATTCTGCAGCTTTTCCTCTGATATTTGGATTAATTCTTTCTCAGATTCCGATTGGGCAGCTTGCCCCGACACCCGTCTACCCATCACTGGTTTTTTTGTCTTCCTTGGTGGATCCTTGGTGTCCTGGAAGTCTAAGAAACAACAAACCATCTCTAGATCATCCACTGAGGTGGAATATAGAGCAATGGCCAGTGTCACTTGTGAAGTAGTGTGGATTCTTTCCCTTTTAAAGGACCTTCGTGTTACTCACAATCAACCAGCCACCTTGTTCTGTGACTACCAATCAGCAATACACATTGCTTATAGagaactaaacatattgaaATTGATTGTCATCTAGCCCGCAAAACACTTCAGGCCACGATCATCAAGGTTCTACATGAGTCATCTGCTTTACAACTGGCTGGCTGACTTACTGAGCCTGTGTTGCCAACTCAGTTCCAGCTTTTGTTATCCAAGATGGGATCAATCAACATCCATGCTCCATCTTGAGGAGGATTGTTGGAAATAATAAAAGGAATTGGTATCAGTAAAAGTCACTGCACTGTACACACAACAAATAAGAGAAACATTCTTTTACTCTGCTTATTTTTGTGTTATGTCTTCTTTGTATAAATACCAAACTATTTTTGTTTAGCGATAAAGATAATGAAAAATCATTCCAATTCTGAACTTTGATGATGAAGATCTTCCTTTCTTCTTTGGATTTTGCTCCTTGTTCCTAATAGAGCTTGATTACACTTTTTTTCATTCACATTTATCTGAAATTTACACTGAATCAgaattataaatcattatattatgatatatttttcatcATATTATCTCATAGTCAAACGAttttgaatatatcaaaatgatCCTTGATCATCTCACTTTTAGGAAACAAATAAAATTACGTATAGAACAACGTTTAGAAATAATCAAGAAGatgatatataaaaaatttataaataaaaatcgaaTATCTTGATTTCGAGCGTAAATCGTAATCACAAATCAAAGTCCACAATGATTCTCTTCAATTTAATGCCATCACTtgcttcttttttcttttttctttttttttacaaCAAATCCTACCTCTACTCACTGAACATTCAATCTTGCCCACCGGCCATTTcacttttttacaaaaaatagacgatattaatataattatagcTCTCTGAAATATGACGTCATCTCTTCGTAAGCGTTCTTCGTATTCCCGCTGTGCTGCTTTTCTCTATGGTCATTCAAAGCTCCGTTTAAATGCTGCATctttttttctcttcatttgAGGGCCGAAATAATTGCGAAAATTCTGaacttttttcaaaaaatattaatattaggaaataaattatttgatgaATTTAGAGAtcgaataaaattttaaattatttaagattGAATTAGAGATTCAATTGCATGTCTATGTACCTTTGGATGAAGAATTATAGGATTTTTTGCAATGAAGTATGGCGCCTTGGATGCCATCATGCTGTTCCAGCAGCGAGTCGTCTCTACGACGGGCAGACAACGGCGCTAGAGACATTGCCGACGCTGTCGCTGAAGCTGATCGGCTCTTCACCAAATTCCTCGCCACTATCTTGAAACTTCTGACTGATCTGCTTCCCACGGAGGATTTGCTCGGAGACAGATTCACCGGCGCTGTCACCGGAGAGTGTGACGGCGTAGTGGAATTTGCGACCTTCACCTTCTTCGATGCCTTCATTTGGAAAGGTCGAATAAGTTTCAGATACTTTGGAACGGATTTCACCGACGAAGCGCCGCCGGAAAAGTTTGTTTCGTCATCGTCATTGTCTCTTAAAAGCCTGCTTCTCAAACTGTTCTCTCTACCTAAAACCGACGCAATCGGCGTTTCTTCCAGCGCGCACTTCACGGAAAAACGATTTCCCCGTTCAAGTCTCGAAGGCTTCGAGGATTGATTCGACGGACTAGCCTTCGATTCGCCACAGGACTGATCAACCTTCTCGCATTTCGTCGTCCTTTTGAAACCTAACATGAAGACTTTGAACTTCGGTGTCGATCGCACGAGAGTAACCACCGGAGACAGTGGCTTAGGAATCATGAACTCGTTTTTGGTCAGAAAAACATCTCTCGGAGATTCTATGAACTCAAAATCCTTCTTCGAAGCTTCATTTCCTCCTCCGTAGCTGGAAGACGATTTGAAAACCAAATCGAAAAACGAGTCATCTTCATCAGTTTCTTCTTCGTCGGTGACGAACGCCGCCCCATGCACTTCATCTCCGGCGGAGGAATTTCGCCAGAATTTGAGAATTCCTAGAGCTTCCATGAAGAGATAGAAATCGAGAGCTAGTTGAATATGGACGGAGAAAAGCTAATGAAAAGAGAGTGAAAGCCACCTTCAAGAAAAGCCAAGTATTATATATACTCCTAGTTCCCTTTTTTACTTTATTGAATTTGGCTATTACGCAGTTATACGCAATTAATGGTAATCACCTAAATTTATATTAGGTATCATATTAGGTAAATAACGTGCGATAATTCGttcgaaaaaatattaaaaaaattaaattcatgattatTAGTGAAACGTTCACTTATTCTATCAACTCTTATGACTTGGTCATATCATGATTTGTGTCCTAAAATTGGACAAATTTAATAAGTcggaataaataaatttatttagtgAAATTTAAATTAGATGCAAGggaattcatttattttaattttctattttgCATAGTt contains the following coding sequences:
- the LOC140985766 gene encoding membrane-associated kinase regulator 5 — translated: MEALGILKFWRNSSAGDEVHGAAFVTDEEETDEDDSFFDLVFKSSSSYGGGNEASKKDFEFIESPRDVFLTKNEFMIPKPLSPVVTLVRSTPKFKVFMLGFKRTTKCEKVDQSCGESKASPSNQSSKPSRLERGNRFSVKCALEETPIASVLGRENSLRSRLLRDNDDDETNFSGGASSVKSVPKYLKLIRPFQMKASKKVKVANSTTPSHSPVTAPVNLSPSKSSVGSRSVRSFKIVARNLVKSRSASATASAMSLAPLSARRRDDSLLEQHDGIQGAILHCKKSYNSSSKEFSQLFRPSNEEKKRCSI